The following are encoded in a window of Staphylospora marina genomic DNA:
- a CDS encoding cob(I)yrinic acid a,c-diamide adenosyltransferase: MKIYTRTGDEGKTGLIGGRIDKDDIRVEAYGTVDEVNSFIGEAITRLDPETFADLIADLTEIQHELFDAGGDLAQAGKKRDYRITADMTARLEQWIDKYDAECPPVQRFILPGGHPGAAALHVCRVLTRRAERRVVTLCKHQETNDEVRRYLNRLSDFFFTVARVVNVRAGVSDVEYKRGGKVFD; this comes from the coding sequence ATGAAAATTTACACGAGGACCGGTGACGAGGGAAAAACGGGCTTGATCGGCGGCCGCATCGACAAGGATGACATTCGCGTCGAAGCTTACGGAACGGTGGATGAAGTCAATTCCTTCATCGGAGAGGCGATCACCCGGCTCGATCCCGAAACGTTCGCCGATCTGATCGCCGACCTGACCGAAATCCAACACGAACTGTTCGATGCCGGCGGTGACCTCGCCCAGGCGGGAAAGAAGCGCGATTATCGCATCACGGCCGACATGACCGCCCGGCTGGAGCAGTGGATTGACAAGTACGATGCGGAATGCCCGCCCGTTCAACGGTTTATTCTCCCGGGAGGTCACCCGGGCGCCGCGGCTCTTCACGTGTGCCGGGTGCTGACCCGTCGTGCGGAGCGCCGCGTGGTGACGTTGTGCAAGCATCAGGAGACCAATGACGAGGTGCGCCGGTACCTGAACCGGCTGTCCGATTTCTTTTTCACGGTCGCCCGGGTGGTCAACGTGCGCGCCGGCGTTTCGGACGTGGAGTACAAACGGGGCGGCAAGGTGTTCGATTGA
- a CDS encoding heme ABC transporter ATP-binding protein has product MIRANQLVKKIGGRTVLHGIRLEVRRGECLGILGPNGSGKSTLIRVLTGEWEADEGEVLLNGQQLRDLDPLLRARTWAVLTQELTGDVPFTVEELVAMGRHPHLGRWPWLRQKDREIVEEVLRKTGTEGLRHRWFPELSGGEKQRVALARALAQEPEILFLDEPTTYLDVCHQIRLLDLVRRLQREQTMTVVMVLHDLNLAAQYCDRLVLLKDGRIHAAGTPHEVMKTGLLEEVYGVKPLLVSHPSIPVPQVVLTAGSGEGVSC; this is encoded by the coding sequence GTGATCCGGGCGAATCAATTGGTCAAGAAGATCGGCGGACGTACCGTTTTGCACGGGATCCGTCTGGAAGTGCGCCGGGGGGAGTGCCTGGGGATCCTGGGGCCCAACGGAAGCGGCAAAAGCACGCTGATCCGGGTGCTGACCGGAGAATGGGAAGCGGACGAAGGGGAAGTTCTGTTGAACGGACAACAGCTCCGAGACCTCGATCCGCTGCTCCGGGCCCGGACATGGGCGGTGCTGACGCAGGAATTGACGGGAGATGTTCCCTTCACCGTGGAAGAGTTGGTCGCCATGGGACGCCATCCCCACCTCGGCCGGTGGCCGTGGTTGCGCCAAAAAGACCGGGAAATCGTGGAGGAAGTGCTGCGGAAAACGGGGACGGAAGGTCTTCGACACCGCTGGTTTCCCGAACTGAGCGGCGGGGAGAAACAGCGGGTCGCCTTGGCCCGCGCGTTGGCGCAGGAGCCGGAAATCCTCTTCCTGGATGAGCCGACCACCTATCTCGATGTGTGTCACCAGATCCGGTTGCTCGATCTGGTTCGGCGCCTGCAACGGGAACAGACGATGACGGTGGTGATGGTGCTGCATGATCTCAATCTGGCCGCACAATACTGCGACCGGTTGGTGCTGCTGAAGGACGGACGGATCCATGCCGCGGGCACGCCCCATGAAGTGATGAAGACCGGGCTGCTGGAAGAAGTCTACGGAGTGAAACCCTTGCTGGTGTCCCATCCTTCCATCCCGGTTCCGCAGGTGGTGCTGACGGCCGGGAGCGGAGAAGGGGTGTCGTGCTGA
- a CDS encoding FecCD family ABC transporter permease: MKRTKKMHGWLMGGGAILCLLFTVCAAVSVGSADVTGFQVWKVLIAKLGWGGAEGPDESTVAIVWELRLPRVLLAALVGAMLAAAGTVYQGVLRNPLADPFILGVSSGSAMGAALFLLTGLETTVSQVWGMPVFAFFGAILAFSLVIRLGSTKAGMLPESLILSGVVVQAFFAAALSFILSLVPQEMPRIHLWMLGSFALRQWEHVEVAFPLMLVGLAVCCFFARELNLFSLGDRPALHLGVRVRAVRLILLVCASLLTAAAVALAGMIGFVGLVVPHAVRMLIGGDHRVLLPASALVGGVFLVWADVLARVILNPAELPIGVITALAGAPFFAGILRKHLRRYGG, translated from the coding sequence TTGAAACGGACAAAGAAGATGCATGGGTGGTTGATGGGCGGAGGTGCGATCCTCTGCCTCCTTTTTACGGTTTGTGCCGCCGTTTCGGTCGGCAGTGCGGATGTGACGGGGTTTCAGGTGTGGAAGGTATTGATCGCCAAACTCGGATGGGGAGGGGCGGAAGGCCCGGATGAATCCACCGTGGCCATCGTTTGGGAACTGCGTTTGCCCAGGGTGCTGCTGGCCGCATTGGTGGGAGCGATGTTGGCGGCGGCCGGAACGGTGTACCAGGGCGTGCTCAGGAACCCGCTTGCCGACCCGTTCATTCTCGGGGTCTCGTCCGGTTCCGCCATGGGGGCCGCTCTGTTTCTCCTCACCGGACTGGAGACGACGGTTTCCCAGGTCTGGGGCATGCCGGTGTTTGCTTTTTTCGGGGCCATCCTCGCGTTTTCGCTGGTGATTCGCCTGGGCAGCACGAAAGCGGGGATGTTGCCGGAATCGCTGATTTTGTCCGGCGTGGTCGTGCAGGCTTTCTTTGCGGCGGCCCTGTCGTTCATCCTGAGCCTGGTCCCCCAGGAGATGCCCCGGATTCATTTGTGGATGTTGGGCAGCTTCGCGCTCAGGCAGTGGGAACACGTGGAAGTGGCCTTCCCGTTGATGCTCGTCGGACTGGCGGTGTGCTGTTTTTTTGCCAGGGAGCTCAATCTGTTTTCGCTGGGGGATCGTCCGGCTCTTCATCTGGGGGTTCGGGTGAGGGCCGTGCGTCTCATCCTGCTCGTCTGTGCCTCCCTGCTGACGGCGGCGGCGGTGGCCCTCGCCGGAATGATCGGATTTGTGGGGCTGGTCGTTCCTCATGCGGTTCGCATGCTGATCGGGGGGGATCATCGCGTGCTCCTTCCCGCGTCGGCACTGGTCGGCGGAGTGTTTCTCGTGTGGGCGGATGTGTTGGCAAGGGTGATCCTCAATCCGGCGGAACTTCCGATCGGAGTGATCACGGCTTTGGCGGGGGCACCGTTTTTTGCGGGCATCCTGCGCAAACATCTCCGGAGATACGGCGGGTGA
- a CDS encoding ABC transporter substrate-binding protein, with translation MLSVKRVWSMLLSLLLILSLVAGCAAQEEGSVNLMSPKKPQGIKYPVDVKDQTGRIVKIEKEPQRIISLIPSNTEIVFALGLGDRVVGVTDNDDYPAEVKSLPKVGGLTVNVEQVVALKPDLVLANTANDPATIRNLEKLGLNVLVLDGKNVKEVYRAISIVGVATNRAREADEMVADMQEKIRRVFAKTAHLPKEEKVKVWIELDPMLFTCGEDSFMNELVKLAGGENVAAGMKGWPQVSAEQVIKWNPDVILNTWGGDKQILTRKGWETVSAVKNKRVYNLDPDLTSRPGPRIPEAVEQIAAFLYPEQTAGEK, from the coding sequence ATGTTGTCAGTCAAACGTGTTTGGTCCATGCTCTTGTCCCTGTTGCTCATTCTTTCGCTCGTGGCCGGTTGTGCGGCGCAAGAGGAAGGTTCCGTGAACTTGATGTCGCCGAAAAAACCGCAGGGGATCAAGTATCCGGTGGACGTGAAAGATCAGACGGGTCGGATCGTCAAGATTGAAAAGGAACCGCAGCGGATCATCTCGCTGATTCCGAGCAACACGGAAATCGTGTTTGCCCTGGGGCTGGGAGACAGGGTCGTCGGAGTCACCGACAATGACGATTATCCCGCCGAGGTGAAATCACTCCCCAAAGTGGGCGGGCTCACCGTCAATGTGGAACAAGTGGTGGCCCTGAAGCCGGATCTCGTGCTGGCGAATACCGCCAATGATCCGGCAACGATCCGGAACCTGGAGAAATTGGGACTGAATGTACTGGTGCTGGACGGCAAAAACGTGAAAGAAGTCTACCGGGCGATCTCGATCGTGGGGGTGGCCACCAACCGGGCTCGTGAGGCCGATGAGATGGTGGCCGACATGCAGGAGAAGATTCGCCGGGTGTTTGCCAAGACGGCTCACCTGCCGAAAGAGGAAAAGGTCAAGGTATGGATCGAGCTGGATCCGATGTTGTTCACCTGCGGCGAGGACTCGTTCATGAATGAACTGGTCAAGCTGGCCGGCGGGGAGAACGTGGCGGCCGGCATGAAAGGATGGCCGCAGGTGTCCGCCGAACAGGTGATCAAGTGGAATCCCGACGTGATTCTGAACACTTGGGGAGGCGACAAGCAGATTCTCACCCGCAAGGGTTGGGAAACGGTGAGCGCGGTCAAGAACAAGCGGGTGTACAACCTGGACCCCGATCTGACGAGCCGCCCGGGGCCGCGCATTCCCGAAGCGGTGGAACAAATCGCCGCTTTCCTGTATCCGGAACAAACGGCTGGAGAGAAGTGA
- a CDS encoding alpha/beta hydrolase family protein, protein MNTASFLIDLGKEHRVIRGNVTLPAGDGPHPVVILCHGFKGFKDWGFFPPLADKLAREGYAAIRFNFSMNGMGENPESFDELDKFARNTFSREQEDLAVLLRELRHGRLPFSGRLDADRVSLLGHSRGGGNSLIFALDHPEIRSVVVWNSIHRADFFDPSFIAEIREKGTAHVTNARTGQNMPVSREVLDDINANRERFDILGRLPKLACPLLVVQGDADAPRLREGAPKLAAAAPRGRLHVIPETGHTFGAVHPFAGMTPELEQAMKVTVDFLKESLN, encoded by the coding sequence ATGAACACAGCGTCGTTTCTGATCGATCTCGGCAAGGAACACCGCGTCATTCGCGGAAACGTCACCCTGCCCGCCGGAGACGGTCCCCATCCGGTGGTGATCCTGTGTCACGGATTCAAAGGATTCAAGGACTGGGGGTTTTTCCCGCCACTCGCCGACAAGCTGGCCCGGGAAGGGTACGCCGCCATTCGCTTCAATTTCTCGATGAACGGTATGGGAGAAAACCCCGAATCCTTCGATGAGCTGGACAAATTCGCCCGCAATACCTTCAGCCGCGAACAGGAGGATCTGGCCGTGCTCCTGCGGGAACTCCGCCATGGGAGACTGCCGTTTTCCGGACGATTGGATGCGGATCGGGTCTCGCTCCTCGGGCACAGCCGCGGCGGAGGAAACAGCCTGATCTTTGCCCTGGATCATCCGGAGATCCGGTCGGTGGTCGTCTGGAACAGCATCCACCGGGCCGACTTTTTCGATCCGTCCTTCATCGCCGAGATTCGCGAAAAGGGAACGGCCCATGTGACCAACGCCCGAACCGGGCAGAACATGCCCGTTTCCCGGGAAGTGTTGGACGACATCAACGCCAACCGGGAGCGGTTCGACATCCTCGGCCGTCTGCCCAAGCTCGCCTGCCCTCTTCTCGTGGTGCAGGGAGACGCCGACGCTCCCCGTTTGAGGGAAGGCGCACCGAAATTGGCGGCCGCGGCTCCCCGGGGACGGCTTCACGTCATTCCGGAAACCGGCCACACGTTCGGGGCCGTCCACCCGTTTGCCGGGATGACTCCGGAACTGGAACAAGCGATGAAGGTCACGGTGGACTTTTTGAAGGAATCTCTTAATTGA
- a CDS encoding copper ion binding protein, with protein sequence MKTVELKVEGMSCGHCVKAVESALERIGAEGTVDLAGKTVTVRFDENRLSLEKIREAIEDQGYDVTT encoded by the coding sequence ATGAAAACCGTGGAACTGAAGGTTGAAGGCATGTCTTGCGGTCATTGCGTCAAAGCGGTGGAAAGCGCTCTCGAGCGCATCGGTGCCGAAGGAACGGTCGATCTGGCCGGCAAAACCGTGACCGTCCGCTTTGACGAGAACCGGCTCTCTCTCGAAAAGATCCGCGAAGCCATCGAGGACCAAGGGTATGATGTCACAACCTGA
- a CDS encoding heavy metal translocating P-type ATPase, with amino-acid sequence MTIRDITLPIEGMTCAACAARIEKGLKRLDGVEDARVNFALEQATVRWNPGKISVKELEAKVRDLGYAVRTETVELEIGGMTCAACAARIEKGLRRMDGVVEATVNLALERATVELLPGTVSPDRLIAKVERLGYTARLKTGETPRDSRTEEAGKRRRRLLISVLLSIPLLWTMVSHFTFTSWMWVPEFLMNPWVQLLLATPVQFWIGGPFYVGAYKALKNRSANMDVLVALGTSAAYFYSLFLILTRPPDHHMPELYFETSAILITLILLGKWLEFRAKGRASDAIRRLMGLRARSATVLRDGKEVRIPVEEVIPGDLLIVRPGEKIPVDGTVTDGRSAVDESMLTGESIPVDKKPGDPVTGATVNGHGALTVRAERVGKDTVLAQIIRVVEEAQGSKAPIQRIADRISGIFVPVVVAIAVAVFCLWLFILSPGQFSTALENAIAVLVIACPCALGLATPTSIMAGSGRAAEAGILFKGGEHLEIAHRIDTVVLDKTGTVTRGEPVLTDVISAGNLEEREWLRLAAGAEIRSEHPLARAVVEGIRARNIEAGEPERFDAVPGHGIRAVVDGREVLAGNRRWMTENGIDIREALPRLEELESAGKTAMMFAVDGAWSGIVAVADPVKETSREAIGQLHELGIEVIMITGDNRRTAKAVADQAGIGKVMAEVLPEGKASAVKELQRQGRKVAMVGDGINDAPALAVADLGMAMGTGTDVAMETADITLMRGDLRAIAGAMRISRLTMRNIRQNLFWALFYNSLGIPVAAAGLLKPWVAGAAMAFSSVSVVLNALRLQRVKL; translated from the coding sequence GTGACGATTCGCGACATCACCTTGCCGATCGAGGGCATGACGTGTGCAGCCTGTGCCGCCCGCATCGAAAAAGGTCTGAAACGACTCGACGGCGTGGAGGATGCACGGGTCAATTTCGCGCTCGAACAGGCCACCGTCAGGTGGAATCCGGGGAAAATCTCCGTGAAGGAACTGGAAGCCAAAGTCCGCGATCTGGGCTACGCGGTACGCACGGAAACGGTGGAGCTGGAGATCGGCGGCATGACATGTGCGGCCTGCGCCGCCCGCATTGAAAAGGGACTTCGCCGCATGGACGGGGTTGTGGAAGCGACCGTCAACCTGGCTCTGGAACGCGCCACGGTGGAGCTGCTGCCCGGGACGGTCTCCCCGGACCGGCTGATCGCCAAAGTGGAACGGCTCGGATACACCGCACGCCTGAAAACCGGGGAAACTCCCCGGGACAGCCGCACGGAAGAAGCGGGAAAGCGGCGACGGCGTCTGCTCATTTCGGTGCTGCTCTCCATCCCTCTCCTTTGGACGATGGTATCCCACTTCACCTTCACCTCATGGATGTGGGTGCCCGAATTCCTCATGAATCCGTGGGTGCAGCTTCTTCTGGCCACGCCCGTTCAGTTCTGGATCGGAGGCCCGTTTTACGTCGGCGCTTACAAAGCGCTCAAAAACCGGAGCGCCAACATGGACGTGCTGGTGGCCTTGGGGACTTCGGCCGCGTATTTCTACAGCCTGTTTCTGATCCTGACCCGGCCGCCGGATCACCACATGCCCGAACTGTACTTTGAAACGAGCGCCATCCTGATCACGTTGATCCTTCTGGGCAAATGGCTGGAGTTCCGGGCCAAAGGACGTGCCTCCGATGCAATCCGCAGGCTGATGGGGCTTCGTGCCCGCTCGGCCACCGTTCTTCGTGACGGAAAAGAAGTGCGGATCCCCGTGGAAGAAGTGATCCCCGGCGACCTTCTCATCGTCCGACCCGGCGAGAAAATCCCGGTGGACGGCACGGTCACGGACGGCCGATCCGCCGTGGACGAGTCGATGCTCACCGGCGAAAGCATCCCCGTGGACAAAAAACCCGGAGATCCGGTGACGGGCGCCACCGTCAACGGCCACGGAGCGCTCACCGTTCGTGCCGAACGGGTGGGCAAAGACACCGTGCTGGCCCAGATCATCCGGGTCGTGGAAGAAGCCCAGGGATCCAAGGCTCCCATCCAGCGCATCGCCGATCGCATCTCCGGCATTTTCGTCCCGGTGGTTGTGGCGATCGCCGTCGCCGTCTTCTGCCTGTGGCTGTTCATCCTTTCCCCCGGACAGTTTTCCACCGCGCTGGAGAACGCCATCGCCGTGCTGGTGATCGCTTGTCCCTGCGCACTCGGCTTGGCCACCCCCACCTCGATCATGGCGGGTTCGGGGCGGGCGGCCGAAGCGGGCATCCTGTTCAAAGGCGGAGAACATCTGGAGATCGCCCACCGGATCGATACGGTCGTCCTGGACAAAACCGGAACCGTCACCCGCGGGGAACCGGTACTGACCGACGTGATATCGGCCGGCAACCTGGAGGAACGCGAGTGGCTCCGGCTCGCCGCCGGAGCGGAGATCCGCTCGGAACATCCGTTGGCCCGGGCCGTGGTGGAGGGCATTCGCGCCCGGAACATTGAAGCGGGAGAGCCCGAGCGGTTTGACGCCGTTCCCGGTCACGGCATCCGGGCCGTGGTGGACGGCCGGGAAGTGTTGGCCGGGAACCGGCGCTGGATGACGGAAAACGGCATCGACATCCGCGAAGCTCTTCCCCGGCTCGAGGAGCTGGAATCCGCCGGGAAAACCGCCATGATGTTTGCCGTGGACGGCGCTTGGTCGGGCATCGTCGCGGTGGCCGATCCGGTGAAGGAAACCTCCCGGGAAGCGATCGGGCAGCTGCATGAGCTGGGCATCGAGGTGATCATGATCACCGGTGACAACCGGCGGACGGCAAAAGCCGTGGCCGATCAGGCCGGCATCGGCAAAGTGATGGCCGAAGTGCTGCCGGAAGGAAAAGCTTCCGCCGTCAAAGAGCTGCAACGCCAAGGGCGCAAGGTGGCGATGGTGGGTGACGGAATCAATGACGCTCCCGCCCTGGCTGTGGCCGATCTGGGCATGGCGATGGGCACCGGCACCGACGTGGCCATGGAAACCGCCGACATCACCCTGATGCGCGGAGATCTTCGGGCCATTGCCGGCGCGATGCGAATCAGCCGGCTCACCATGCGCAACATCCGGCAAAATCTCTTCTGGGCGCTGTTTTACAACTCGCTCGGCATCCCCGTCGCCGCCGCCGGCCTGCTGAAACCGTGGGTGGCGGGAGCCGCGATGGCCTTCAGCTCGGTATCCGTCGTGCTGAATGCCCTGCGTCTGCAACGGGTGAAGCTCTGA